The DNA sequence attaggcattttccaaactatcggtattgGCATTCATAATGGCtgataaatgaatattaaaaaaaaaaaaacacagacaaaacaGCCTTCAACCATGTCATGAGTGTGCCATGTATAGTTtgtccaccagagggcactctaCAACCTCCCTGTTGGCAACACTCGTGTATAACGCCTCACACATCCTGCAACCTGCTGATCTAGCCAGAGTCGGGCAGAGAGAACAATGGTTAAGTGATGTTCCTCTGTTCTGTtgtgacaataaaagaaacaagtttctttttaaaatgcattatcatactattttagttaaaactctTAAATAACTACTGTTAGGGAATTCTGTTAATGATTTGTTGCGCGTTTCTGAGAaaaaatatcggccgatatatcgaaatatcggattttaaaaccaacaaacatttgtatcggtatcggccttcaaaatcctttatgGGTCGGGCTCTAATAAGCAACTGTAGCTACTCACTGTAATACAATAAATCAAACAATTACACTTCAAGATTTGCCTTCACACTTAACACTTTTTAAACAGATGgtagtttttatttaaacatttgacaACAAATCTGTCTAAAGGTCACGACCATGACAACATGGTTACCCACTTTTGTGACAGTGTACGACCAGTAAAGTGGTTATCACAtgtatttgtaaataaatatgCTCAATACAAGCAAGGCAAAACATTAAGCAAGTCAAATCTAGCAAAATAATTATGGGCAAAATATAAATATGGTGCTAACAGAAGTTGCTTTGTAATTTGTATATAAAAGAATTCCAATCAAATTCTTAAAAAGGTCGTCGCAACAAACAGATTTATGTTCGTTcttcaaaatgacaataaatcaaaacattaaaataGTTTTAGCTTTTCTTGCTAAattgttatattgttttgtaTGGACATATTACAGCTTTAAGTGTTAACACCAGCAGACTATTCTCAATGAAATGTTTtagcaataaataaaacaaatctgtATCAAGTTTTACTAATTAAAACAGCAGCTTATATAAACAATTAGCAATTTTCCAACAAGTGTCCAGCATTTTTAAGGTTAAATAGAACTGGGTGTATAACCTTATTAAACCTGCCAACCAAAAACCGTAAACAAGGcacaaaacttttcacaaaccACTGCATAAATCTTTCTTCATAATGTCATTTTGAATGACTATCACACGTGAATTAACATTCAACAAaacaataacacattttagaATTGCAGATGGGAAAATCTTCATTGATGCCAGTGAATGAACAAATAACACATGTACCATTCTTAAGGACTGGAGCTCTACTGGTCTTCCTGAAAAGGGTAGCACAGAGCTGGGGGAAAAACTTGACCCCTGGGCTTTTCATCCAGCAGAACCAAATCGTCTACGTCTCGTCCTTGGAACCTGCGGCGACACATTTTCACTGTCACTTTCTGCCCTTGAAACACTTTGAGCGCTTCCTTGGAGGCCATCGCTCTGGCGGTAGACTCGTCACGTCCGTAACCTGTACCCATGTAGACGGTGTGGCAGCGTAGTTCACATACCTGCCCTTCTTTTTGGGTACGTGCCGTAGGCAGGTCAGGAATGTCTTTGAGTGGAACAAACACGCTGCTAAGAGTGGCCTTGCATGACTCCACACAACTGCGCAGGATGTCGTAATGTTCAAGGTTGGGGCCGAAGCCGCCGGCGGCCACGAGCTTCCATGCAACGGCCTTGTAGAGTCGATTGAAAAAGGGCTGGTGTTGTGCAGGAGCCCCTGGTGAAGGACCTGTTTTCACTGGATGCCCAGTGCTCTTTACGTGAGCTTTAGAGTCTGAAtcattgggttttgttttcttcaCCTGGAGGTCAC is a window from the Misgurnus anguillicaudatus chromosome 21, ASM2758022v2, whole genome shotgun sequence genome containing:
- the cdkn2aip gene encoding CDKN2A-interacting protein; this translates as MAAGRGGDIVSEFLSQNPHLENWVESLKGYCETNKQWHARREFILRNMEIFPTIHPGTPSQSLDRLLSLSMVWANHVFLGCRYPQPVMDKVMEMAEGITVHDAPERKTRDEIMGKAKRPASSAMDGDLQVKKTKPNDSDSKAHVKSTGHPVKTGPSPGAPAQHQPFFNRLYKAVAWKLVAAGGFGPNLEHYDILRSCVESCKATLSSVFVPLKDIPDLPTARTQKEGQVCELRCHTVYMGTGYGRDESTARAMASKEALKVFQGQKVTVKMCRRRFQGRDVDDLVLLDEKPRGQVFPPALCYPFQEDQ